The following proteins are encoded in a genomic region of Candidatus Sulfotelmatobacter sp.:
- a CDS encoding class I SAM-dependent methyltransferase has translation MTNPSDFQRESYRIDEQIWDAMALRSGERVLFLGLPNDGAWIARALEIGVKADVLSADDETLTRVEKLGAGAIRGSATMIPAGEAAYDAAVAMHYLHEIDPGFHGQVLTELARVAKRVVLIEPSPPADPLGRRIAALYGRAKREAGLFEAYQPIDYWRKLMALVKGDVWQSLLTFTRIPPKHAVAQTVDLVLEAMAIEEMPESYLDELRDLAARPDAQLLPLSRIVLVGTGAGEVPPQGAVEPFRPGVELVPPAPPAPPPAAPAIAAAPPQRTLPPPRTISPESIVQATDEPFTGFPLSTLRQEQPAAPASTPAAGKPTPPPKAPPAPKPPPVPTPPPVPAGQPGTPFGAPFALPGEDEDLDEDAPFGGGAPPPKDGFGWAWEPPENES, from the coding sequence ATGACCAATCCCTCTGATTTTCAGCGCGAGTCCTACCGCATCGACGAGCAGATCTGGGACGCGATGGCGCTGCGCTCGGGCGAGCGCGTGCTGTTCCTGGGCCTGCCGAACGACGGCGCCTGGATCGCCCGCGCGCTCGAGATCGGCGTCAAAGCCGACGTGCTGAGCGCCGACGACGAGACGTTGACGCGCGTCGAGAAGCTGGGCGCCGGCGCGATCCGCGGCAGCGCGACGATGATTCCGGCCGGCGAGGCCGCCTACGACGCGGCCGTCGCGATGCACTACCTGCACGAGATCGATCCCGGCTTCCACGGCCAGGTGCTCACCGAGCTGGCGCGGGTCGCCAAGCGGGTGGTGCTGATCGAACCCTCGCCGCCGGCCGACCCGCTCGGCCGCCGCATCGCCGCGCTCTACGGGCGCGCGAAGCGCGAGGCGGGACTGTTCGAGGCCTATCAGCCGATCGACTACTGGCGCAAGCTGATGGCGCTGGTCAAAGGCGACGTCTGGCAGTCGCTGCTGACGTTCACCCGCATCCCGCCCAAGCACGCGGTCGCGCAGACCGTCGACCTCGTGCTCGAGGCGATGGCGATCGAAGAGATGCCCGAGTCGTATCTCGACGAGCTGCGCGACCTGGCGGCGCGGCCCGACGCGCAGCTGCTGCCGCTCTCGCGCATCGTGCTGGTCGGCACGGGAGCCGGCGAGGTGCCGCCGCAGGGCGCGGTCGAGCCGTTCCGCCCGGGCGTGGAGCTCGTACCGCCCGCGCCGCCGGCGCCACCGCCGGCCGCACCGGCCATCGCCGCGGCGCCGCCGCAGCGCACGCTGCCGCCGCCGCGCACGATCTCGCCCGAGTCGATCGTGCAAGCGACCGACGAGCCGTTCACCGGTTTCCCGCTGTCCACCCTACGCCAGGAGCAGCCCGCCGCGCCCGCGTCCACACCGGCGGCGGGCAAGCCGACGCCGCCGCCCAAGGCACCGCCGGCGCCCAAACCGCCGCCGGTCCCGACCCCGCCACCCGTCCCGGCGGGGCAGCCGGGGACGCCGTTCGGCGCACCGTTCGCGCTGCCCGGCGAAGACGAGGACCTCGACGAGGACGCGCCGTTCGGGGGCGGCGCCCCACCGCCCAAAGACGGCTTCGGCTGGGCCTGGGAGCCGCCGGAAA
- a CDS encoding alpha/beta hydrolase-fold protein → MNDLSLLLGLRGQVSIDRVDSPALRDNPLGDPSVRPLAVYTPPGYDAQGSGAYPVLYCLHGYGGDVAALVSSRPWETNVLQWADQLIAQGAMPPAIVAIVDGFTRLGGSQYVDSVHNGAYATYVVRDVIGHVDARYRTLARAGGRGVFGKSSGGFGALHLSLAYPGVFAAFASHSGDAYFPYCYQMEWPVAMMTLEQHGGSIAAFMEAYEGRNKRPHAFMATVNQLGMSAAYSPRAAERWAIDLPWDPRTGEMRADVFARWLAFDPVERVAASRDALAAMRLRYLDCGTRDEYGLYVGARVFAQRCRDHGLAVRHEEFDDDHRNVGYRYAISLPALAGALDRAG, encoded by the coding sequence GTGAACGATCTCTCGTTGCTTCTGGGCCTGCGCGGTCAGGTATCGATCGATCGGGTCGATAGTCCGGCGTTGCGCGACAACCCGCTGGGCGATCCGTCGGTGCGCCCGCTGGCCGTCTATACGCCGCCCGGGTACGATGCGCAGGGCTCGGGCGCGTATCCGGTGCTCTACTGTCTGCACGGATACGGCGGCGACGTCGCCGCGCTGGTCTCGAGCCGGCCCTGGGAGACGAACGTGCTCCAGTGGGCCGACCAGCTGATCGCGCAGGGGGCGATGCCGCCGGCCATCGTCGCGATCGTCGACGGGTTCACCCGCTTGGGCGGCTCCCAATACGTCGACTCGGTCCACAACGGCGCGTACGCGACCTACGTGGTGCGGGACGTGATCGGCCACGTCGACGCGCGCTACCGCACCCTGGCGCGCGCCGGCGGCCGCGGCGTGTTCGGCAAGTCGTCGGGCGGGTTCGGGGCGCTGCACCTGAGCTTGGCGTACCCGGGCGTCTTCGCCGCGTTCGCCTCGCACAGCGGCGATGCGTACTTCCCGTACTGCTATCAGATGGAATGGCCGGTCGCGATGATGACGCTCGAGCAGCACGGCGGCTCGATCGCGGCCTTCATGGAAGCCTACGAAGGGCGCAACAAACGCCCGCACGCGTTCATGGCGACCGTCAACCAGCTGGGCATGTCGGCCGCGTACTCGCCGCGCGCGGCGGAGCGCTGGGCGATCGATCTGCCGTGGGATCCGCGTACCGGTGAGATGCGCGCGGACGTGTTCGCGCGCTGGCTCGCGTTCGATCCCGTCGAGCGGGTCGCGGCGAGCCGCGACGCGCTGGCCGCGATGCGGCTGCGCTATCTCGATTGCGGCACCCGCGACGAGTACGGCCTCTACGTCGGGGCGCGCGTGTTCGCACAGCGCTGCCGCGACCACGGGCTCGCGGTGCGGCACGAAGAGTTCGACGACGACCACCGCAACGTCGGCTACCGGTACGCGATTTCGTTGCCGGCGCTCGCCGGCGCGTTGGACCGCGCCGGCTGA
- a CDS encoding type 1 glutamine amidotransferase domain-containing protein — MRDAGAVVDIISEQRGPVQGFKHHDRADRVTADLAFEEADPERYDALLLPGGALNADAIRMVPQARAFVQTFDRAGKPIAAICHAPWLLISSGIVKGRSLTSYFTIQDDLRNAGADWLDREVVVDRNLVTSRKPDDIPAFNREMLVLFARADERTKQAQRQPSGREGVRA; from the coding sequence TTGCGCGACGCGGGCGCCGTCGTCGACATCATCTCGGAGCAGCGCGGCCCGGTGCAGGGATTCAAGCACCACGATCGCGCCGACCGGGTCACGGCCGACCTCGCCTTCGAGGAGGCCGATCCCGAGCGCTACGACGCGCTGCTGCTCCCCGGCGGCGCGCTCAACGCCGACGCGATCCGCATGGTCCCCCAAGCGCGCGCTTTCGTGCAGACCTTCGACCGCGCCGGCAAGCCGATCGCGGCGATCTGCCACGCACCCTGGCTGCTCATCAGCTCGGGCATCGTCAAGGGGCGCTCGCTGACCAGCTACTTCACCATCCAGGACGACCTGCGCAACGCCGGCGCCGACTGGCTCGACCGCGAAGTCGTCGTCGATCGCAACCTGGTGACCAGCCGCAAACCCGACGATATCCCGGCCTTCAACCGTGAGATGCTGGTCCTGTTCGCCCGTGCCGACGAGCGGACGAAGCAGGCGCAGCGCCAGCCGAGCGGGAGGGAAGGGGTCCGCGCCTGA